GGCGCGCCGGGGAGATCGGCCACCTTCTGGATTCGGCTTCTGACGCGTTGCCGCCCCTGTTGCCCGACAGCGGGGCGCGGTTCCGTCTGTTCGAGCGGGTGACCGCGCTGATGGGGGAGTCCGCGGCTGCACGACCTGTCGTGCTGGTCATCGACGATCTGCACTGGGCTGACCGGCCCTCGCTGGAACTGTTCGCGCACTTGGCATCCAGACTTCCCGACGGTGTTGCACTCGTCGGCGCGCTGCGAGATAAAGCGCCCGCACCGCGCGCCGACCTCACCCGGATGCTCGCCCTCGTCAGTCGCGTGCCAGGTGTGCGGCGAATCCGGCTGGAACCCCTGACCCCGTCTGATGTCGCCGATCTGATCCGGATCGAGATCGGGCGAGAGCCCAGTGCCAGTGCGGCCGGCAGCATCCATCGGCGCACGGTGGGCAACCCGTTCTTCGTGCGGGAGTTGTCACGGCTGCTGGCCCACCGTGAGACGGCGGTCGGTGACAGCGCGGGCAGCGCGGAAGTGCCTGCCACGGTGCGCGACATCGTTCACGATCGGATCACCCACGTCGCCGACACCGACAGGGTCCTGCTGTTCACCGCTGCGTTGATCGGCCGCGACGTCGACCTCCGGGTGCTTGCCCACGCCGCGGGCCTCGATGCCGGGGACTGCCTCGACTGCCTCGAACCGTTGGACGAACTCGGCATTCTTGCCGCCACTGCAGATCCGTTCCAGTTCCGGTTCGTCCACGACCTGGTGCGGGAAGCGGTTGTCGAGCTCATTCCCGCACACCGCACCAGTCGCATGCATGCCCGCATTGCCGATGCGCTGCAAGCCTTTTCGGGGGAAGGCGAAGTACTGCTGGAGCGCCTCGCCCACCACCTGTGGGCCGCAGGGCCCTGCGTGGAACCGGATCGGACAGCAGACGCGCTCATGCAGGCCGCCCGGCGCGCGGTGAACAAGTGCGCATTCGAAGCGGCCGAGCACCACCTCTGCGCGGCCATCGAGTTGTCCAGGCAGGCCGGCGCGCCGGAAGTGGAGCTCGCTGCCCTGACCCAGCTCACCGCGATGGTGGGCATGCAGTCGATGTACGGCGCGCACGGATTGCGGGACATGCTGGAACGTGCGGAGCGGCTGGCGGTCGGGCTCGGACGGGAGCGCGATGCCGCCGGGTTTCTCTATTCACGGTGGGCGGCTCATGCGCAGGCGATCGAGCTCGATGTCGCTCGCCCCCTGGCACAGCGGCTACTCGAACGAGGGTGTGCGTCCGCTGATCCCGTGGTGCGCTCGTACGGCTTCCAGGCCGGGGGCATCCAGCAATGGAATGCCGGCCACATCGGTGAAGCATTCCGTTATCTCGTGCGCTGCAGGCAGTCGTTGCTCGACGAACTCCGCAACGACGAGGACCCGGTGTGCCGGGATCTGCACTGGCTGATGACGGGAATGCTGGCGGAGACCACTGCGCTGCACGGCGATATCGACTCGGCGAAAGAGCTGTTCGACGTTCTCGAGTCCGCCGCGGGCGCGGAACCGTACTTGATCACCGTGTGGGCGGCAATGGTGTGCCGGACCGCAGTGCTTGCCGGCGACCCGCACTGGGCGCTGCAGGTGGTGGCGCGCGGCCTCGAAGTGGACCCGGGCTTCAACTTCGTGTTTCTCGGGACGTATCAGAGATTGGCCGGCTGCTGGGCGGCGGCGATGACCGGTGATCGACCCGTCGATGCCGCCGCGCGCGACGCCGAGGCGCTCATCGCGGCGAACCTGCTGGATCCGCCGCGTTCCTGTGTGGCGACCTGGTGTGCGCTCGTGGCCGAAATGTGGCTTGATGCAGGCGAATCCGACCTTGCCGCGACCGCACTCGAGCGGGCCGAGCAACATATGCGTGACCACGGCCAGCGGTACGCGGAGGGGCTTGTACTTCTGATGCGCGCGCGGTTGACGCACGCCCGCGGGGCGCCGTCGGCTCAGGTGCGGGTAGCGGCGCAGCACGCCCGAGCGGTATCGGTTGACCGTGAGGCGCATCTGTTCGCCAGGCGAGCCGAGGCGTTTCTCGCCGAGCTCGATTCAGCCGCCATGCAACGCGCGGTCTGAGCGCCTGCAGTCCATTGCCAGTCCATTAGGTGTCAACAAG
This is a stretch of genomic DNA from Mycobacterium sp. ELW1. It encodes these proteins:
- a CDS encoding BTAD domain-containing putative transcriptional regulator; its protein translation is MDDQLLRLQILGPLRVWRGQAELDAGPRQQLCLLAVLLGRAGEPVSTGALIDLIWGEHAPDSALNVIHKYVGALRRVFEPSLPARSSGAHLFRRRNGYMFMPGSAVLDLTEFQQCVDVARRAVGQRQPEVALGHYEQALALWKGAAGDGLDYTSSAAPIFAELNNRFFDACVAAAELALSLSLPQRIAVPLRLAAAMAPLNEPVHAALISVLAADGQQAEALNLFRVTRRRLADELGIEPGQTLHRAHQRVLRQQPVCAETLVAQSPAVIGAIARTAGFVGRFREAAAVAESVNGAIARGTGLVLVEGEPGIGKTRLLEEICATAGQHALIAWGDSPPSAGTPAMWPWVQALNAVVAALPEEARHRWRAGEIGHLLDSASDALPPLLPDSGARFRLFERVTALMGESAAARPVVLVIDDLHWADRPSLELFAHLASRLPDGVALVGALRDKAPAPRADLTRMLALVSRVPGVRRIRLEPLTPSDVADLIRIEIGREPSASAAGSIHRRTVGNPFFVRELSRLLAHRETAVGDSAGSAEVPATVRDIVHDRITHVADTDRVLLFTAALIGRDVDLRVLAHAAGLDAGDCLDCLEPLDELGILAATADPFQFRFVHDLVREAVVELIPAHRTSRMHARIADALQAFSGEGEVLLERLAHHLWAAGPCVEPDRTADALMQAARRAVNKCAFEAAEHHLCAAIELSRQAGAPEVELAALTQLTAMVGMQSMYGAHGLRDMLERAERLAVGLGRERDAAGFLYSRWAAHAQAIELDVARPLAQRLLERGCASADPVVRSYGFQAGGIQQWNAGHIGEAFRYLVRCRQSLLDELRNDEDPVCRDLHWLMTGMLAETTALHGDIDSAKELFDVLESAAGAEPYLITVWAAMVCRTAVLAGDPHWALQVVARGLEVDPGFNFVFLGTYQRLAGCWAAAMTGDRPVDAAARDAEALIAANLLDPPRSCVATWCALVAEMWLDAGESDLAATALERAEQHMRDHGQRYAEGLVLLMRARLTHARGAPSAQVRVAAQHARAVSVDREAHLFARRAEAFLAELDSAAMQRAV